A window of Desulfobacterales bacterium contains these coding sequences:
- a CDS encoding carboxymuconolactone decarboxylase family protein codes for MAALGRVAKDPKLAKQVSIDFTKADLSPRERQIAEFAVKVTRCPDSCSRADMDALRNAGLSDKDILSLVQIISYYNMSNRFFEALSTVEP; via the coding sequence CTGGCAGCCCTCGGTCGAGTGGCAAAAGATCCCAAACTGGCAAAACAGGTAAGCATCGACTTTACCAAAGCAGACCTGAGCCCGCGCGAACGACAGATCGCCGAATTCGCGGTCAAAGTCACGCGCTGCCCGGACAGCTGCAGCCGCGCCGACATGGACGCCCTCCGGAATGCGGGATTGAGCGACAAGGATATTTTAAGCCTGGTTCAGATTATCTCCTATTACAACATGAGCAACCGCTTTTTCGAAGCACTCAGCACGGTGGAGCCCTGA
- a CDS encoding 1-acyl-sn-glycerol-3-phosphate acyltransferase, whose translation MGLLNDEQYRTIDPKSTVVFVMNHRSNMDYILVAFLAAERTTLSYAVGEWAKIWPLHMLIRFMGAFFVRRDSGNPLYRRALERYIHMATQEGVCQAVFIEGGLSRDGKLRPPKLGLIDYMLR comes from the coding sequence GTGGGGCTTCTCAATGATGAGCAGTACCGTACGATCGATCCGAAGTCCACCGTCGTCTTTGTCATGAATCACCGCTCCAACATGGATTATATCCTGGTGGCTTTCCTGGCGGCGGAACGAACGACGCTTTCCTATGCCGTGGGGGAATGGGCCAAAATCTGGCCACTGCATATGCTGATCCGGTTCATGGGGGCTTTTTTTGTCCGGCGGGATTCAGGCAACCCCTTGTACCGGCGGGCTCTGGAACGCTATATTCACATGGCCACCCAGGAAGGTGTCTGCCAGGCCGTCTTTATAGAGGGCGGTCTGAGCCGCGACGGCAAATTGCGGCCGCCTAAACTGGGACTGATTGACTACATGCTCCGCTAG
- a CDS encoding DUF3786 domain-containing protein: MEKKFYTLSVWGDEYAISAHESRIYRIAENVQSPHDLFHLFIIYYLLKSKDIEISGEWISEKDIPGGATFFRGPHEIPTRLICRQFNNNVEAFRNKCEQLHGLPMDMADAAYRFEITPRIPVSVLYWAGDDDFPPEAKILYDRTITEHLSTDIIFALAVGICTRIGETFGVER, from the coding sequence GTGGAAAAAAAGTTTTACACCTTGTCGGTATGGGGCGACGAATACGCGATATCCGCTCATGAATCCAGAATATATCGTATTGCCGAAAATGTTCAAAGCCCCCATGATTTGTTTCATCTTTTCATTATCTATTATCTCCTTAAATCCAAAGATATTGAAATAAGCGGAGAATGGATTTCAGAAAAAGATATCCCCGGCGGCGCTACTTTTTTCCGTGGCCCGCACGAAATACCCACCCGTTTGATTTGCAGACAATTTAACAATAACGTTGAAGCGTTTCGAAACAAATGTGAGCAGCTTCATGGTTTACCAATGGATATGGCGGATGCTGCCTACAGATTCGAAATTACACCCCGCATTCCTGTATCTGTCCTGTATTGGGCAGGCGATGACGATTTCCCGCCGGAAGCAAAAATTCTTTACGACCGAACCATTACCGAACATCTTTCGACTGATATCATATTTGCGTTGGCTGTCGGAATTTGCACCAGAATCGGAGAGACGTTCGGCGTTGAACGTTAA
- a CDS encoding universal stress protein — MLLPKVEIKKILYATDLSESARYAYAYAVSLADHYSASITMVHVLHDAPGFVENLIGADKYEEIKKRHHDNAREALIGKRREHVIIKEILDKFCTDIRTDKRLPDVATDEILISEGNPAEQILRAAEERDCDLIVIGTHGIGGIVEAMIGGTVRQVLRHSRKPVLAIRLPEEN, encoded by the coding sequence ATGTTGCTGCCAAAAGTGGAAATCAAAAAAATTCTATACGCCACAGATCTGTCGGAAAGTGCGCGCTATGCATATGCCTACGCGGTTAGCTTGGCCGACCACTACAGCGCTTCCATTACGATGGTGCATGTGCTTCACGATGCCCCCGGATTTGTCGAAAACCTCATCGGCGCCGACAAGTATGAAGAGATCAAAAAGAGGCACCACGATAACGCCCGGGAAGCACTGATCGGAAAGCGCAGGGAACACGTAATCATCAAGGAAATCCTCGACAAGTTCTGTACTGACATCAGGACGGACAAGCGTCTTCCCGACGTGGCAACCGACGAAATCCTCATCAGCGAAGGCAACCCGGCCGAACAAATTCTGCGTGCCGCCGAAGAAAGAGACTGCGATCTTATCGTCATTGGGACCCACGGTATCGGCGGAATTGTCGAAGCCATGATCGGCGGCACGGTTCGACAAGTTCTGCGACATTCGCGAAAACCGGTTTTGGCTATACGCCTGCCTGAAGAAAACTGA